From one Perca fluviatilis chromosome 10, GENO_Pfluv_1.0, whole genome shotgun sequence genomic stretch:
- the LOC120566818 gene encoding polyadenylate-binding protein-interacting protein 2-like — protein MRDPSLSDVFSNMTIRGEVILSSQLGSEDEPFAEYLWMEHEEEFNRQVEEELWEEEFIERCFQEMLEEEEQWEWFIPSRDLPALQLLDADVHADADFLLTVSSSLNPNAKEFTPGSQKHVM, from the exons ATGAGAGACCCGAGTCTCAGCGACGTCTTTTCCAACATGACCATCAGAGGCGAGGTGATCCTGAGCAGCCAGCTGGGCTCCGAGGACGAACCCTTCGCAGAGTACCTGTGGATGGAGCACGAGGAGGAGTTCAACAGACAG gtggaggaggagcTGTGGGAGGAGGAGTTCATCGAGCGCTGCTTCCAGGAgatgctggaggaggaggagcagtggGAGTGGTTCATCCCGTCCAGGGACCTGCCGGCGCTGCAGCTTCTGGACGCAGACGTGCACGCAGATGCGGACTTCCTGCTCACG GTGAGCAGCAGTCTGAACCCCAACGCCAAGGAGTTCACCCCGGGGAGCCAGAAACACGTCATGTGA